From Dechloromonas sp. A34:
AGGCGCCATGAAAACTTCGCTTGCCCTGATCCTTGCCACCCTGCTAATCGCTCCGGTCGCAGCCGAGACGCCGCCGCGGCCGGAGCACTTTGCCCACCACGCCACAATCAGCGTCAGCGATGGCGGACCCTTCCACCAGCTGGCCCTGCCGCTGGTCGTCTATCAGGGCGCCAGCGATGCCGAACTGGCAGATCTGAGGGTCTTCAACGGTCAGGGCGAGGCCTTGCCCTATGCCTTGCTGCGCGCCCAGGCGCAGGCCGAGTCGCAACGGCGCGAATTGGCCGTGCCGTTCTTTCCGTTGCTGGTGCCGGGTCCGGGAGCCGCGGGCGAGCGCGATCTGGCGGTGACCGTCCGCCAGGGAGCAGACGGCACACTGATCGCGGTGCGCCAATCGCCGGCAGCGCCGAAATCCGCCGCCATCGTTCGCGGCGTGGTGGTCGATGGCAGCCAGCTCAAGGGCAGTATCCGTTCGCTGCGTCTGCTCACCGAGGCCAGCCCGACAGCATTTCACCGTTACACGGTCGAAAGCAGTAGCGATCTGCAAAACTGGCGTCTGCTCAAGCGCGATGCCCAGCTGGTTCGCCTGGAGCATCAGGGACACCGGGTGGAGAACGATGGCGTCGAATGGGACAGCGCGGCCGACCGTTATTTGCGGCTGCTCTGGGCCGACCCGCAACGGGCGCCGGCGATCCGCTCGGTTCGGCTGGCTGCG
This genomic window contains:
- a CDS encoding DUF3999 domain-containing protein, encoding MKTSLALILATLLIAPVAAETPPRPEHFAHHATISVSDGGPFHQLALPLVVYQGASDAELADLRVFNGQGEALPYALLRAQAQAESQRRELAVPFFPLLVPGPGAAGERDLAVTVRQGADGTLIAVRQSPAAPKSAAIVRGVVVDGSQLKGSIRSLRLLTEASPTAFHRYTVESSSDLQNWRLLKRDAQLVRLEHQGHRVENDGVEWDSAADRYLRLLWADPQRAPAIRSVRLAAVETSFKPPLRLWSPEMAPTAIQGGSYDYAWTGQLPLDRLRINLPQVNTLAPLVIQRQTSRHRHRDRPRWDTLAQAVAYRLQTPQGEVRSADITLHAAVENRLRLAIDARGGAIGSLPPTVQIGFVPHLLVFLARGEGPFVLAWGAGDLGRADLPIATLLPGYDAAVALNATPASLASPGKANGQPVAAAGDGGEDAPVVPARWILWAVLLTGLLVLAAMARALTRQLRPDPEVKP